The proteins below come from a single Clupea harengus chromosome 21, Ch_v2.0.2, whole genome shotgun sequence genomic window:
- the cpsf6 gene encoding cleavage and polyadenylation specificity factor subunit 6 isoform X9 produces the protein MADGVDHIDIYADVEEDFNQGDDYPVHDQIDLYDDVISPSANNGDAPEDRDYLDNLPQPAGSEDRKGPSSNVVYTYTGKRIALYIGNLTWWTTDEDLTDAIRSVGINDVLEIKFFENRANGQSKGFALVCVGSDASSRKLMDLLSKRELHGQNPIVTPCNKQSLSQFEMQSRKSTQTGQMSGEGKAGPPGIGPRGFPMGRGRGRFPGPPGPGGDRFPGPVGPGGPPPFPGGMQGPPRPPPGPPGPPGPPGPPPPGQGLPPPLSGPPNRGDRPPPPVMFPGQFGQPHMGPLPPGPPPPGYGPPPGPPPPQQGPPPPGPFPPRPPGPIGPPMALAPPPHMQGPPPGGPPPAPHVNPAFFPPPGNNNMPSSDRGGPPPNDPYGRPPPYDRGDYGPGGREMDSARTPLSEAEFEEIMNRNRAISSSAISRAVSDASAADYGSAIETLVTAISLIKQSKVSADDRCKVLISSLQDCLHGIESKSYGSASRRERSRERDHSRSREKSRRHKSRSRDRHEDYYRERSRERDRHRERDRDRERDREREREYRHR, from the exons ATGGCCGACGGTGTGGATCACATCGATATTTACGCGGATGTAGAAGAGGACTTTAATCAG GGCGACGATTACCCAGTACACGACCAGATAGACCTATATGATGACGTAATCTCTCCATCTGCCAACAATGGGGATGCCCCAGAGGACCGGGACTACCTGGACAACCTTCCCCAGCCTGCGGGCTCTGAGGATCGCAAGGGCCCCTCATCCAACGTGGTCTACACGTACACGGGCAAGAGGATTGCACTGTACATTGGCAACCTCACATGG TGGACGACCGATGAGGATTTGACAGATGCCATTCGCTCAGTAGGTATTAATGACGTGCTGGAGATCAAATTCTTTGAGAACCGTGCCAATGGCCAGTCAAAAGG GTTtgcgctggtgtgtgttggctctGACGCCTCTTCCAGAAAGCTGATGGACCTGCTTTCCAAGCGGGAGCTTCATGGGCAGAACCCCATCGTCACACCATGTAACAAACAGTCCCTCAGCCAGTTTGAGATGCAGTCCAGGAAAA GCACACAGACGGGCCAGATGTCCGGAGAGGGGAAGGCCGGGCCCCCCGGTATCGGCCCCCGCGGCTTCCCCATGGGACGAGGTCGAGGACGCTTCCCTGGCCCCCCGGGACCAGGGGGAGACCGTTTCCCCGGCCCAGTTGGACCCGGAGGTCCTCCACCCTTCCCAG GAGGCATGCAGGGACCCCCTCGTCCCCCACCTGGCCCACCTGGACCCCCTGGCCCCCCGGGTCCCCCTCCTCCGGGACAAGGGttgcccccacccctctccgGCCCCCCCAACCGAGGCGatcgcccccctcccccagtcaTGTTCCCAGGCCAGTTTGGCCAGCCCCACATGGGACCCCTCCCTCCCGGTCCACCCCCACCAGGCTACGGCCCCCCTCCCggtccccctccaccccaacaaGGCCCACCTCCCCCAGGTCCCTTCCCACCCCGCCCTCCAGGTCCGATAGGCCCACCCATGGCCCTGGCACCTCCTCCACACATGCAGGGTCCACCCCCAGGGGGGCCTCCCCCTGCCCCTCACGTCAACCCTGCCTTCTTCCCCCCACCTGGGAACAACAATATGCCATCGTCAGACAGAGGAGGCCCCCCTCCAAACGACCCGTACGGCAGGCCGCCTCCTTATGACAGAGGAGACTATGGTCCAGGTGGAAG ggaGATGGATTCGGCGCGGACCCCTCTGAGCGAAGCGGAGTTTGAGGAGATCATGAACCGTAACAGGGCCATATCCAGCAGTGCTATCTCACGAGCAGTCTCTGACGCAAGTGCAG CTGACTATGGCAGTGCGATAGAGACACTAGTGACGGCCATCTCTTTGATAAAGCAGTCTAAAGTGTCTGCGGACGACCGCTGCAAAGTCCTCATCAGCTCTCTGCAGGACTGCCTGCACGGCATCGAGTCAAAGTCATACGGCTCCGCCTCCAG AAGAGAGCGCTCACGTGAACGTGACCACAGCCGCTCGCGAGAGAAGAGTCGCCGGCACAAGTCGCGCAGCCGCGACCGCCACGAGGACTACTACCGGGAACGCAGCCGCGAGCGCGACcgccacagagagagggaccgCGACCGCGAGAGGGACCGCGAGCGTGAGAGGGAGTACCGTCACCGCTAG
- the cpsf6 gene encoding cleavage and polyadenylation specificity factor subunit 6 isoform X1: MADGVDHIDIYADVEEDFNQGDDYPVHDQIDLYDDVISPSANNGDAPEDRDYLDNLPQPAGSEDRKGPSSNVVYTYTGKRIALYIGNLTWWTTDEDLTDAIRSVGINDVLEIKFFENRANGQSKGFALVCVGSDASSRKLMDLLSKRELHGQNPIVTPCNKQSLSQFEMQSRKSSSGTQTGQMSGEGKAGPPGIGPRGFPMGRGRGRFPGPPGPGGDRFPGPVGPGGPPPFPGPGMRPPDHITHRHPNSQLMDMNFNCFQPGRDGSWRPRGGMQGPPRPPPGPPGPPGPPGPPPPGQGLPPPLSGPPNRGDRPPPPVMFPGQFGQPHMGPLPPGPPPPGYGPPPGPPPPQQGPPPPGPFPPRPPGPIGPPMALAPPPHMQGPPPGGPPPAPHVNPAFFPPPGNNNMPSSDRGGPPPNDPYGRPPPYDRGDYGPGGSNPRPPLIPDFGLRPLREPWINEGLADLKQGGRHLPSASDAGEMDSARTPLSEAEFEEIMNRNRAISSSAISRAVSDASAADYGSAIETLVTAISLIKQSKVSADDRCKVLISSLQDCLHGIESKSYGSASRYASDNQITAHTMGRERSRERDHSRSREKSRRHKSRSRDRHEDYYRERSRERDRHRERDRDRERDREREREYRHR; this comes from the exons ATGGCCGACGGTGTGGATCACATCGATATTTACGCGGATGTAGAAGAGGACTTTAATCAG GGCGACGATTACCCAGTACACGACCAGATAGACCTATATGATGACGTAATCTCTCCATCTGCCAACAATGGGGATGCCCCAGAGGACCGGGACTACCTGGACAACCTTCCCCAGCCTGCGGGCTCTGAGGATCGCAAGGGCCCCTCATCCAACGTGGTCTACACGTACACGGGCAAGAGGATTGCACTGTACATTGGCAACCTCACATGG TGGACGACCGATGAGGATTTGACAGATGCCATTCGCTCAGTAGGTATTAATGACGTGCTGGAGATCAAATTCTTTGAGAACCGTGCCAATGGCCAGTCAAAAGG GTTtgcgctggtgtgtgttggctctGACGCCTCTTCCAGAAAGCTGATGGACCTGCTTTCCAAGCGGGAGCTTCATGGGCAGAACCCCATCGTCACACCATGTAACAAACAGTCCCTCAGCCAGTTTGAGATGCAGTCCAGGAAAA GTTCGTCAGGCACACAGACGGGCCAGATGTCCGGAGAGGGGAAGGCCGGGCCCCCCGGTATCGGCCCCCGCGGCTTCCCCATGGGACGAGGTCGAGGACGCTTCCCTGGCCCCCCGGGACCAGGGGGAGACCGTTTCCCCGGCCCAGTTGGACCCGGAGGTCCTCCACCCTTCCCAG GGCCCGGGATGAGGCCACCAGATCACATTACCCATAGGCACCCCAACAGCCAGCTGATGGATATGAATTTCAATTGCTTCCAGCCGGGGCGCGATGGGAGCTGGCGACCCAGAG GAGGCATGCAGGGACCCCCTCGTCCCCCACCTGGCCCACCTGGACCCCCTGGCCCCCCGGGTCCCCCTCCTCCGGGACAAGGGttgcccccacccctctccgGCCCCCCCAACCGAGGCGatcgcccccctcccccagtcaTGTTCCCAGGCCAGTTTGGCCAGCCCCACATGGGACCCCTCCCTCCCGGTCCACCCCCACCAGGCTACGGCCCCCCTCCCggtccccctccaccccaacaaGGCCCACCTCCCCCAGGTCCCTTCCCACCCCGCCCTCCAGGTCCGATAGGCCCACCCATGGCCCTGGCACCTCCTCCACACATGCAGGGTCCACCCCCAGGGGGGCCTCCCCCTGCCCCTCACGTCAACCCTGCCTTCTTCCCCCCACCTGGGAACAACAATATGCCATCGTCAGACAGAGGAGGCCCCCCTCCAAACGACCCGTACGGCAGGCCGCCTCCTTATGACAGAGGAGACTATGGTCCAGGTGGAAG CAACCCGAGACCCCCGCTAATCCCAGACTTTGGGCTCAGACCCCTGAGAGAGCCCTGGATTAACGAGGGTTTGGCCGATCTGAAACAGGGAGGCAGGCATTTGCCCAGTGCCAGTGACGCAGG ggaGATGGATTCGGCGCGGACCCCTCTGAGCGAAGCGGAGTTTGAGGAGATCATGAACCGTAACAGGGCCATATCCAGCAGTGCTATCTCACGAGCAGTCTCTGACGCAAGTGCAG CTGACTATGGCAGTGCGATAGAGACACTAGTGACGGCCATCTCTTTGATAAAGCAGTCTAAAGTGTCTGCGGACGACCGCTGCAAAGTCCTCATCAGCTCTCTGCAGGACTGCCTGCACGGCATCGAGTCAAAGTCATACGGCTCCGCCTCCAGGTACGCCTCAGACAATCAAATTACAGCTCACACAATGGG AAGAGAGCGCTCACGTGAACGTGACCACAGCCGCTCGCGAGAGAAGAGTCGCCGGCACAAGTCGCGCAGCCGCGACCGCCACGAGGACTACTACCGGGAACGCAGCCGCGAGCGCGACcgccacagagagagggaccgCGACCGCGAGAGGGACCGCGAGCGTGAGAGGGAGTACCGTCACCGCTAG
- the cpsf6 gene encoding cleavage and polyadenylation specificity factor subunit 6 isoform X3, whose protein sequence is MADGVDHIDIYADVEEDFNQGDDYPVHDQIDLYDDVISPSANNGDAPEDRDYLDNLPQPAGSEDRKGPSSNVVYTYTGKRIALYIGNLTWWTTDEDLTDAIRSVGINDVLEIKFFENRANGQSKGFALVCVGSDASSRKLMDLLSKRELHGQNPIVTPCNKQSLSQFEMQSRKSTQTGQMSGEGKAGPPGIGPRGFPMGRGRGRFPGPPGPGGDRFPGPVGPGGPPPFPGPGMRPPDHITHRHPNSQLMDMNFNCFQPGRDGSWRPRGGMQGPPRPPPGPPGPPGPPGPPPPGQGLPPPLSGPPNRGDRPPPPVMFPGQFGQPHMGPLPPGPPPPGYGPPPGPPPPQQGPPPPGPFPPRPPGPIGPPMALAPPPHMQGPPPGGPPPAPHVNPAFFPPPGNNNMPSSDRGGPPPNDPYGRPPPYDRGDYGPGGSNPRPPLIPDFGLRPLREPWINEGLADLKQGGRHLPSASDAGEMDSARTPLSEAEFEEIMNRNRAISSSAISRAVSDASAADYGSAIETLVTAISLIKQSKVSADDRCKVLISSLQDCLHGIESKSYGSASRYASDNQITAHTMGRERSRERDHSRSREKSRRHKSRSRDRHEDYYRERSRERDRHRERDRDRERDREREREYRHR, encoded by the exons ATGGCCGACGGTGTGGATCACATCGATATTTACGCGGATGTAGAAGAGGACTTTAATCAG GGCGACGATTACCCAGTACACGACCAGATAGACCTATATGATGACGTAATCTCTCCATCTGCCAACAATGGGGATGCCCCAGAGGACCGGGACTACCTGGACAACCTTCCCCAGCCTGCGGGCTCTGAGGATCGCAAGGGCCCCTCATCCAACGTGGTCTACACGTACACGGGCAAGAGGATTGCACTGTACATTGGCAACCTCACATGG TGGACGACCGATGAGGATTTGACAGATGCCATTCGCTCAGTAGGTATTAATGACGTGCTGGAGATCAAATTCTTTGAGAACCGTGCCAATGGCCAGTCAAAAGG GTTtgcgctggtgtgtgttggctctGACGCCTCTTCCAGAAAGCTGATGGACCTGCTTTCCAAGCGGGAGCTTCATGGGCAGAACCCCATCGTCACACCATGTAACAAACAGTCCCTCAGCCAGTTTGAGATGCAGTCCAGGAAAA GCACACAGACGGGCCAGATGTCCGGAGAGGGGAAGGCCGGGCCCCCCGGTATCGGCCCCCGCGGCTTCCCCATGGGACGAGGTCGAGGACGCTTCCCTGGCCCCCCGGGACCAGGGGGAGACCGTTTCCCCGGCCCAGTTGGACCCGGAGGTCCTCCACCCTTCCCAG GGCCCGGGATGAGGCCACCAGATCACATTACCCATAGGCACCCCAACAGCCAGCTGATGGATATGAATTTCAATTGCTTCCAGCCGGGGCGCGATGGGAGCTGGCGACCCAGAG GAGGCATGCAGGGACCCCCTCGTCCCCCACCTGGCCCACCTGGACCCCCTGGCCCCCCGGGTCCCCCTCCTCCGGGACAAGGGttgcccccacccctctccgGCCCCCCCAACCGAGGCGatcgcccccctcccccagtcaTGTTCCCAGGCCAGTTTGGCCAGCCCCACATGGGACCCCTCCCTCCCGGTCCACCCCCACCAGGCTACGGCCCCCCTCCCggtccccctccaccccaacaaGGCCCACCTCCCCCAGGTCCCTTCCCACCCCGCCCTCCAGGTCCGATAGGCCCACCCATGGCCCTGGCACCTCCTCCACACATGCAGGGTCCACCCCCAGGGGGGCCTCCCCCTGCCCCTCACGTCAACCCTGCCTTCTTCCCCCCACCTGGGAACAACAATATGCCATCGTCAGACAGAGGAGGCCCCCCTCCAAACGACCCGTACGGCAGGCCGCCTCCTTATGACAGAGGAGACTATGGTCCAGGTGGAAG CAACCCGAGACCCCCGCTAATCCCAGACTTTGGGCTCAGACCCCTGAGAGAGCCCTGGATTAACGAGGGTTTGGCCGATCTGAAACAGGGAGGCAGGCATTTGCCCAGTGCCAGTGACGCAGG ggaGATGGATTCGGCGCGGACCCCTCTGAGCGAAGCGGAGTTTGAGGAGATCATGAACCGTAACAGGGCCATATCCAGCAGTGCTATCTCACGAGCAGTCTCTGACGCAAGTGCAG CTGACTATGGCAGTGCGATAGAGACACTAGTGACGGCCATCTCTTTGATAAAGCAGTCTAAAGTGTCTGCGGACGACCGCTGCAAAGTCCTCATCAGCTCTCTGCAGGACTGCCTGCACGGCATCGAGTCAAAGTCATACGGCTCCGCCTCCAGGTACGCCTCAGACAATCAAATTACAGCTCACACAATGGG AAGAGAGCGCTCACGTGAACGTGACCACAGCCGCTCGCGAGAGAAGAGTCGCCGGCACAAGTCGCGCAGCCGCGACCGCCACGAGGACTACTACCGGGAACGCAGCCGCGAGCGCGACcgccacagagagagggaccgCGACCGCGAGAGGGACCGCGAGCGTGAGAGGGAGTACCGTCACCGCTAG
- the cpsf6 gene encoding cleavage and polyadenylation specificity factor subunit 6 isoform X8 yields the protein MADGVDHIDIYADVEEDFNQGDDYPVHDQIDLYDDVISPSANNGDAPEDRDYLDNLPQPAGSEDRKGPSSNVVYTYTGKRIALYIGNLTWWTTDEDLTDAIRSVGINDVLEIKFFENRANGQSKGFALVCVGSDASSRKLMDLLSKRELHGQNPIVTPCNKQSLSQFEMQSRKSSSGTQTGQMSGEGKAGPPGIGPRGFPMGRGRGRFPGPPGPGGDRFPGPVGPGGPPPFPGPGMRPPDHITHRHPNSQLMDMNFNCFQPGRDGSWRPRGGMQGPPRPPPGPPGPPGPPGPPPPGQGLPPPLSGPPNRGDRPPPPVMFPGQFGQPHMGPLPPGPPPPGYGPPPGPPPPQQGPPPPGPFPPRPPGPIGPPMALAPPPHMQGPPPGGPPPAPHVNPAFFPPPGNNNMPSSDRGGPPPNDPYGRPPPYDRGDYGPGGREMDSARTPLSEAEFEEIMNRNRAISSSAISRAVSDASAADYGSAIETLVTAISLIKQSKVSADDRCKVLISSLQDCLHGIESKSYGSASRRERSRERDHSRSREKSRRHKSRSRDRHEDYYRERSRERDRHRERDRDRERDREREREYRHR from the exons ATGGCCGACGGTGTGGATCACATCGATATTTACGCGGATGTAGAAGAGGACTTTAATCAG GGCGACGATTACCCAGTACACGACCAGATAGACCTATATGATGACGTAATCTCTCCATCTGCCAACAATGGGGATGCCCCAGAGGACCGGGACTACCTGGACAACCTTCCCCAGCCTGCGGGCTCTGAGGATCGCAAGGGCCCCTCATCCAACGTGGTCTACACGTACACGGGCAAGAGGATTGCACTGTACATTGGCAACCTCACATGG TGGACGACCGATGAGGATTTGACAGATGCCATTCGCTCAGTAGGTATTAATGACGTGCTGGAGATCAAATTCTTTGAGAACCGTGCCAATGGCCAGTCAAAAGG GTTtgcgctggtgtgtgttggctctGACGCCTCTTCCAGAAAGCTGATGGACCTGCTTTCCAAGCGGGAGCTTCATGGGCAGAACCCCATCGTCACACCATGTAACAAACAGTCCCTCAGCCAGTTTGAGATGCAGTCCAGGAAAA GTTCGTCAGGCACACAGACGGGCCAGATGTCCGGAGAGGGGAAGGCCGGGCCCCCCGGTATCGGCCCCCGCGGCTTCCCCATGGGACGAGGTCGAGGACGCTTCCCTGGCCCCCCGGGACCAGGGGGAGACCGTTTCCCCGGCCCAGTTGGACCCGGAGGTCCTCCACCCTTCCCAG GGCCCGGGATGAGGCCACCAGATCACATTACCCATAGGCACCCCAACAGCCAGCTGATGGATATGAATTTCAATTGCTTCCAGCCGGGGCGCGATGGGAGCTGGCGACCCAGAG GAGGCATGCAGGGACCCCCTCGTCCCCCACCTGGCCCACCTGGACCCCCTGGCCCCCCGGGTCCCCCTCCTCCGGGACAAGGGttgcccccacccctctccgGCCCCCCCAACCGAGGCGatcgcccccctcccccagtcaTGTTCCCAGGCCAGTTTGGCCAGCCCCACATGGGACCCCTCCCTCCCGGTCCACCCCCACCAGGCTACGGCCCCCCTCCCggtccccctccaccccaacaaGGCCCACCTCCCCCAGGTCCCTTCCCACCCCGCCCTCCAGGTCCGATAGGCCCACCCATGGCCCTGGCACCTCCTCCACACATGCAGGGTCCACCCCCAGGGGGGCCTCCCCCTGCCCCTCACGTCAACCCTGCCTTCTTCCCCCCACCTGGGAACAACAATATGCCATCGTCAGACAGAGGAGGCCCCCCTCCAAACGACCCGTACGGCAGGCCGCCTCCTTATGACAGAGGAGACTATGGTCCAGGTGGAAG ggaGATGGATTCGGCGCGGACCCCTCTGAGCGAAGCGGAGTTTGAGGAGATCATGAACCGTAACAGGGCCATATCCAGCAGTGCTATCTCACGAGCAGTCTCTGACGCAAGTGCAG CTGACTATGGCAGTGCGATAGAGACACTAGTGACGGCCATCTCTTTGATAAAGCAGTCTAAAGTGTCTGCGGACGACCGCTGCAAAGTCCTCATCAGCTCTCTGCAGGACTGCCTGCACGGCATCGAGTCAAAGTCATACGGCTCCGCCTCCAG AAGAGAGCGCTCACGTGAACGTGACCACAGCCGCTCGCGAGAGAAGAGTCGCCGGCACAAGTCGCGCAGCCGCGACCGCCACGAGGACTACTACCGGGAACGCAGCCGCGAGCGCGACcgccacagagagagggaccgCGACCGCGAGAGGGACCGCGAGCGTGAGAGGGAGTACCGTCACCGCTAG
- the cpsf6 gene encoding cleavage and polyadenylation specificity factor subunit 6 isoform X4, giving the protein MADGVDHIDIYADVEEDFNQGDDYPVHDQIDLYDDVISPSANNGDAPEDRDYLDNLPQPAGSEDRKGPSSNVVYTYTGKRIALYIGNLTWWTTDEDLTDAIRSVGINDVLEIKFFENRANGQSKGFALVCVGSDASSRKLMDLLSKRELHGQNPIVTPCNKQSLSQFEMQSRKSSSGTQTGQMSGEGKAGPPGIGPRGFPMGRGRGRFPGPPGPGGDRFPGPVGPGGPPPFPGPGMRPPDHITHRHPNSQLMDMNFNCFQPGRDGSWRPRGGMQGPPRPPPGPPGPPGPPGPPPPGQGLPPPLSGPPNRGDRPPPPVMFPGQFGQPHMGPLPPGPPPPGYGPPPGPPPPQQGPPPPGPFPPRPPGPIGPPMALAPPPHMQGPPPGGPPPAPHVNPAFFPPPGNNNMPSSDRGGPPPNDPYGRPPPYDRGDYGPGGSNPRPPLIPDFGLRPLREPWINEGLADLKQGGRHLPSASDAGEMDSARTPLSEAEFEEIMNRNRAISSSAISRAVSDASAADYGSAIETLVTAISLIKQSKVSADDRCKVLISSLQDCLHGIESKSYGSASRRERSRERDHSRSREKSRRHKSRSRDRHEDYYRERSRERDRHRERDRDRERDREREREYRHR; this is encoded by the exons ATGGCCGACGGTGTGGATCACATCGATATTTACGCGGATGTAGAAGAGGACTTTAATCAG GGCGACGATTACCCAGTACACGACCAGATAGACCTATATGATGACGTAATCTCTCCATCTGCCAACAATGGGGATGCCCCAGAGGACCGGGACTACCTGGACAACCTTCCCCAGCCTGCGGGCTCTGAGGATCGCAAGGGCCCCTCATCCAACGTGGTCTACACGTACACGGGCAAGAGGATTGCACTGTACATTGGCAACCTCACATGG TGGACGACCGATGAGGATTTGACAGATGCCATTCGCTCAGTAGGTATTAATGACGTGCTGGAGATCAAATTCTTTGAGAACCGTGCCAATGGCCAGTCAAAAGG GTTtgcgctggtgtgtgttggctctGACGCCTCTTCCAGAAAGCTGATGGACCTGCTTTCCAAGCGGGAGCTTCATGGGCAGAACCCCATCGTCACACCATGTAACAAACAGTCCCTCAGCCAGTTTGAGATGCAGTCCAGGAAAA GTTCGTCAGGCACACAGACGGGCCAGATGTCCGGAGAGGGGAAGGCCGGGCCCCCCGGTATCGGCCCCCGCGGCTTCCCCATGGGACGAGGTCGAGGACGCTTCCCTGGCCCCCCGGGACCAGGGGGAGACCGTTTCCCCGGCCCAGTTGGACCCGGAGGTCCTCCACCCTTCCCAG GGCCCGGGATGAGGCCACCAGATCACATTACCCATAGGCACCCCAACAGCCAGCTGATGGATATGAATTTCAATTGCTTCCAGCCGGGGCGCGATGGGAGCTGGCGACCCAGAG GAGGCATGCAGGGACCCCCTCGTCCCCCACCTGGCCCACCTGGACCCCCTGGCCCCCCGGGTCCCCCTCCTCCGGGACAAGGGttgcccccacccctctccgGCCCCCCCAACCGAGGCGatcgcccccctcccccagtcaTGTTCCCAGGCCAGTTTGGCCAGCCCCACATGGGACCCCTCCCTCCCGGTCCACCCCCACCAGGCTACGGCCCCCCTCCCggtccccctccaccccaacaaGGCCCACCTCCCCCAGGTCCCTTCCCACCCCGCCCTCCAGGTCCGATAGGCCCACCCATGGCCCTGGCACCTCCTCCACACATGCAGGGTCCACCCCCAGGGGGGCCTCCCCCTGCCCCTCACGTCAACCCTGCCTTCTTCCCCCCACCTGGGAACAACAATATGCCATCGTCAGACAGAGGAGGCCCCCCTCCAAACGACCCGTACGGCAGGCCGCCTCCTTATGACAGAGGAGACTATGGTCCAGGTGGAAG CAACCCGAGACCCCCGCTAATCCCAGACTTTGGGCTCAGACCCCTGAGAGAGCCCTGGATTAACGAGGGTTTGGCCGATCTGAAACAGGGAGGCAGGCATTTGCCCAGTGCCAGTGACGCAGG ggaGATGGATTCGGCGCGGACCCCTCTGAGCGAAGCGGAGTTTGAGGAGATCATGAACCGTAACAGGGCCATATCCAGCAGTGCTATCTCACGAGCAGTCTCTGACGCAAGTGCAG CTGACTATGGCAGTGCGATAGAGACACTAGTGACGGCCATCTCTTTGATAAAGCAGTCTAAAGTGTCTGCGGACGACCGCTGCAAAGTCCTCATCAGCTCTCTGCAGGACTGCCTGCACGGCATCGAGTCAAAGTCATACGGCTCCGCCTCCAG AAGAGAGCGCTCACGTGAACGTGACCACAGCCGCTCGCGAGAGAAGAGTCGCCGGCACAAGTCGCGCAGCCGCGACCGCCACGAGGACTACTACCGGGAACGCAGCCGCGAGCGCGACcgccacagagagagggaccgCGACCGCGAGAGGGACCGCGAGCGTGAGAGGGAGTACCGTCACCGCTAG